TCAATAAAACTTGCAATTTGCGAAGCTGTAAATTCCATATTCTGCAAAGATAAGAAATTCTATAATTTGCAAACATGTTTTAGTTTCAGATCGTAAATTTTAATATTCTTTAAGAGTCCAATTTGGAGATATCTCTTGGAAACATAAGGATATAACGAGTGGTTTTATTCACGATCAACCCTGATAAAAGCTGATCTTCCGACTCGTGCAGCCTCGTTCTCCTGCCATTTTTATGCAGTAAATAAATCGGCTGTTTCTCTGCATGATAGGGCAATAATTTTCTTTTAATTTCATGAACCAATTCATTACCATTATCAATTCCAAAAAATTCATTACTCTTTTTTATTTTTTCATCAATTATTTTCTCGTCAAATGGATGAGATGAAATGATTGTTTTAGGTAAATTTCTCTGAATTACACATTTACACCAGTATGACAAGACAAAATCATCCGAATTCTGCCATTCTTTCATCGCCTGAATTACGTCATTATCATCAAGTTTCGTAAATCGTTCTACATCTTCGTCCGTTGCGGCACTCTTTTCACGGTATAAAAAATATTTCAGATTATCCGTTGCAGGAAGCTCTGTACCCTGAGAAATCAGATATTTTGCTCTTTCAAGAATTTTAACCAAAAGAAACTCTGCTAAAGCTGAAGTTTTATGATAGTACACCTGCCAGTACATAAACATTCTGGCGGTCAGGAAATTTTCAATGGAATAAATGCCTTTTGCATCAATCACCAGCTCCCCTTCTTCACATACATTCATCATGGAAATAATTCTTTGGGTATTAATATTACCTTCTGATACTCCGGTAAAAAAGCTGTCTCTTTTCAGGTAATCCAGACGATCAACATCCAGTTGGGAAGAGATCAGCTGGTTAAAAAATTTTCTATGATATTTCCCCTGAAACATTTCAATCGCCATTGAAAGTTCCCCTTTGAATTCTTCGTTCAGCTTGTTCATCAACAGTAAGGAAAGATTTTCATGATGCCAGTCATCCATCAGCATACTTTCAAGGGCATGAGAAAACGGACCATGACCAATATCATGCATCAGAATAGCCAGCATTGCTCCTTTTTCTTCTTCCTCAGAAATTTTCACTCCTTTCTGTTTCAATGTTTCCAAAGCCGTAAACATCAGATGCATTGCTCCCAGCGCATGGTGAAATCTTGTATGGGTAGCACCGGGAAATATAAGGTTCAAAAGTCCGGTCTGCCCGATTCTTCTTAATCTCTGAAAGTAAGGATGCTCAATGATATCAAATAAAATTTCGTGTGGAATTTTGATAAATCCGTGAACAGGATCGTTGATGATTTTTAGCTTATTCTGCATTGAAACGTCAATATTAGTAAACAAAGTTAGGCATTTTAAATTTGAGTTATGATTAATTTCATGTTAAAAGAAAATCTGTTTCCCTTCAGGATTAATTCCTTAAAAACGTTTGTCATTGTTGTATTTTAAGCCTATCTTTGATTGAGAAAACACGATAACTTTTAATGAGAAAATACTCTCTTTTCCTTTTATTATTTTTAAGCTTACATTTTTCCGCACAAGTTATCACTGAGACCCAAAAACTGGAGTCTCTCTGCAGAATTTGGGGATTTTTAAAATATTATCATCCTCATGTTGCCAAAGGAAATATAAACTGGGACAAACAACTTTTTCAGAAGATTAATGAACTGGAACATATTCATGACAAGCAGTCTCTTAATACCCTTTATTCTGATTGGATCACCAACCTTGGAGAAGTTCCTTTGTGCAAAGAATGTTCAGTAAAGGATCAGAAAGTTTATTTCCTTAAAAATTTTGATCTGCGCTGGATTGATAATTCGCAAATTTTCTCTGATGATGTATCTCAAAAACTCAGATATATTGAAAATAACAGGAATCTTGGAGACAATCACTATGTTGGAAAAGGCGGAAGAAAAATATACTTCAGAAATGAAAAATCATATGGCTCTGAATTTACTTCCCAAACAATTAGTCTACTGGAATTATTCAGGTACTGGAATTATGTAGAATATTTTTTTCCTTATAAATATGAAACCGATCAAAACTGGAATGATGTTCTTTCCGAAATGATCCCAAAATTTCTCATGATTGATAATGACGAAAATTTTCACCTGACATTAGCAGAACTCGTCACTAAAACGGATGACTCACATGCCTTTATTTCTTCAAAAGAGATTCAGCTTAATCAGTATGGTAAAAGAAAAGTTCCTGTAGAATATTCTTATGCTGAAGGAAAACTGGTTGTTACAAAAATCAACAACACACGATCCAGAAACAGCAGTCCTTTGCATACCGGTGATATTATTTATGATATTGAGGGTAAAACAATTCCTCAAATGATCAATAGCCTGGGAAAATATGTTCCTGCTTCCAACTCATGGGGCAAGGTCAGCAAAATAAAGGACAAACTTCTCTTCAGCAACAATGATTCTATTTCTGTAAAGATTGAAAGAGAGGGGCAAAATCTGGAAATAAAAACCAAAACCTATCTTGTCAAAGATATCTTTCATGAAAAAACGGTGGCTCCCAAAAAGTGGAAATTCATTGATGATGAAAAGAAAACCGGGTATGTTAATATGGGAATGATAGAAAAAGAAGATCTGGATGAAATGTACAGAGAGTTGAAATCTACAAAATCCATTATCTTTGATATAAGGAATTACCCTAAACAAACCATTATTCCTTTAAGCTATCTTCTGCTTCCAGAGCCATCCGTGTATTATCAGTTTACTTTTCCTGATACCAGCTATCCCGGAAAGTTCTACAGCAGAAAAAATGTGACCGGCAGAAAGAATCCTGAATACTATAAAGGAAATGTAATCGTTTTAGTAGATGAGAATACACAGAGCCAGGCAGAGACCACAACAATGATGTTCAAACAGCATCCGAAAGCTAAAATTATCGGCAGCAATACTTCCGGAGCTAACGGAGATGTTATTATGTTTAAAATTGCTGACCTGGACACACGGTTCACTGGCCTTGGGGCTTATTATCCTGACGGCAGGGAAACTCAAAGGATAGGAATAATCCCGGACATTCTTGTAAAACCCAGTGTAGAAGGAATTAAAAACGGTAAAGATGAAGTCCTGGAAAAGGCTTTGGAATATATAGAAACCATTCCTTAAATGGAACAAAAATGTGAAATATTTCACGGTATTTCCATTTAACTAATATTTAACTTTTAATCTTTCGATTTTGTGAGATTTTAAAAGGATTTGGTCAAAATTTTGATACAATAACCATGTAAAAAATAAATTATGTCAGAAAAGATATTATGGATCGATGATGAAATAGATTTACTTAAACCTCATATCGTATTTTTAGAAAAGAAGGGTTACCAGGTAACTCCTGTTAATAATGTGAATGAGGCTTTGGAACTTATGGATTCAGAGAAATTTGCTTTAACGCTAATTGATGAAAATATGCCCGGCATTTCCGGATTGGAAGCCATTCCTATGATTAAGGAAAAAGATAATGCCTTAAAAATCGTCATGGTGACCAAAAGTGAAGAGGAACACATTATGGAAGAGGCTATTGGTTCCCAGATTGCCGATTATATATTAAAGCCTGTAAATCCTAACCAGATATTGCTTTCCCTAAAGAAAAATCTTCAGGAGGATAATCTTGTTGAACAAAAAACTATTTTGCAGTATCAGCAGGAGTTCAGGAATCTTTCTATGGAACTTTCTTATCTGAGAACGTATCAGGAATGGGCTGAATATTATAAAAAGATCCTCAGCTGGGAAATCAAGTTTGATAAAGTAGCAGACAATGAATTTGCCGACCTTCTGCAGTCTCAGAAAGAAGAAGCAAATATTCAGTTTGCTAAGTTTATTGAGAAAAACTATGCAGATTGGCTTATTGATTCCGACAAGCCTCTGATGAGCCATACCCTCTTCAAGGAAAAGGTAAAGCCTGAAGTGGAAAAAGAAAAAGTTCTTTTACTGATGGTTGATAATCTTCGTTATGACCAATGGAAAGTGATTGAGCCTTTATTTACAAAATATTACAATAAAATCTCAGAAGATTACTACTACAGTATTCTTCCTACCGCAACACAATATGCGAGAAACTCTTTCTTTGCAGGATTGATGCCATCCGAGATTGAGAAACGTTTCCCGGACAAATGGTTTAATGATAATGAGGAAGGAAACAAAAATGAATTTGAGCGTGATTTCCTTGAAGATCAAATGAAGAGAATTGGTCTCGGATCAAAGTCTATGAAGTATCTTAAAGTACTGAACGCTGATTTTGAAAGAAAGATCTATGATGATTTCAATCAGCATAAAAATAATGATCTATTGGTCATTGTATACAATTTCATTGATATTCTTTCCCACGCAAAAACAGATAACCATATTGTAGATCAGCTGATCCGTGATGATAAAACGTTCCGTTCTCTTACCTTCAACTGGTTTGAAAACTCTTCTTTACTGAAGATCATTAAAACCGCTGCAGAAAATGGATATAAACTGGTTATCACTACAGACCACGGAACGGTATACGTGAAAAAGCCAAGTAAAGTTGTAGGAGACAGAGAAACGTCTACGAATATCAGATACAAAACAGGTAAAAGTTTAACGTATGATGACAGTGATGTATGGGCAATTACCAATCCTGAAAAGCTTTTCCTTCCAAAAGGAAATTTAAGTTCGAAATATATTTTTGCTAAAAACAATATATTCCTGGCTTATCCTAAAAATTACAATCATTTTGTAAATTACTATAAAGAAACTTACCAGCATGGGGGGATTTCACTGGAAGAGTGTATCATTCCCATCAGCGTTCTAGAACCCAAGTAGTTTTTTTCATAGTTTATTTAATTTTGGGTTTAAGGCGGAAAAAATCATTCGATTTTTTCCGCCTCTTTTTTATAGTTCATATCTTCGTAAAAAATAAATAATGTTTATTATTTCGCTCACTTATAAGAGTTCTCTTGAAGAGGTAGAAAGACATATTCCCCAACATAATATTTTCCTCGAAAAACATTATGAATCCGGAGTGTTTATCGCATCAGGAAGAAAAGAACCCAGAACAGGAGGAATTATTATTGCCAAAACAGAATCTAAAAAAGATATTGAGCAGATTATTACTGAAGATCCTTTTTATATTCATGAAATAGCAGATTATACCATCACCGAATTCATCCCCTCCAAATACAATGACAATTTTAAAATATTTATAGAAGAATAATGAGATTAATCACCTACAATGTTA
This region of Chryseobacterium culicis genomic DNA includes:
- a CDS encoding S41 family peptidase yields the protein MRKYSLFLLLFLSLHFSAQVITETQKLESLCRIWGFLKYYHPHVAKGNINWDKQLFQKINELEHIHDKQSLNTLYSDWITNLGEVPLCKECSVKDQKVYFLKNFDLRWIDNSQIFSDDVSQKLRYIENNRNLGDNHYVGKGGRKIYFRNEKSYGSEFTSQTISLLELFRYWNYVEYFFPYKYETDQNWNDVLSEMIPKFLMIDNDENFHLTLAELVTKTDDSHAFISSKEIQLNQYGKRKVPVEYSYAEGKLVVTKINNTRSRNSSPLHTGDIIYDIEGKTIPQMINSLGKYVPASNSWGKVSKIKDKLLFSNNDSISVKIEREGQNLEIKTKTYLVKDIFHEKTVAPKKWKFIDDEKKTGYVNMGMIEKEDLDEMYRELKSTKSIIFDIRNYPKQTIIPLSYLLLPEPSVYYQFTFPDTSYPGKFYSRKNVTGRKNPEYYKGNVIVLVDENTQSQAETTTMMFKQHPKAKIIGSNTSGANGDVIMFKIADLDTRFTGLGAYYPDGRETQRIGIIPDILVKPSVEGIKNGKDEVLEKALEYIETIP
- a CDS encoding HD domain-containing protein — protein: MQNKLKIINDPVHGFIKIPHEILFDIIEHPYFQRLRRIGQTGLLNLIFPGATHTRFHHALGAMHLMFTALETLKQKGVKISEEEEKGAMLAILMHDIGHGPFSHALESMLMDDWHHENLSLLLMNKLNEEFKGELSMAIEMFQGKYHRKFFNQLISSQLDVDRLDYLKRDSFFTGVSEGNINTQRIISMMNVCEEGELVIDAKGIYSIENFLTARMFMYWQVYYHKTSALAEFLLVKILERAKYLISQGTELPATDNLKYFLYREKSAATDEDVERFTKLDDNDVIQAMKEWQNSDDFVLSYWCKCVIQRNLPKTIISSHPFDEKIIDEKIKKSNEFFGIDNGNELVHEIKRKLLPYHAEKQPIYLLHKNGRRTRLHESEDQLLSGLIVNKTTRYILMFPRDISKLDS
- a CDS encoding YciI family protein, yielding MFIISLTYKSSLEEVERHIPQHNIFLEKHYESGVFIASGRKEPRTGGIIIAKTESKKDIEQIITEDPFYIHEIADYTITEFIPSKYNDNFKIFIEE
- a CDS encoding bifunctional response regulator/alkaline phosphatase family protein encodes the protein MSEKILWIDDEIDLLKPHIVFLEKKGYQVTPVNNVNEALELMDSEKFALTLIDENMPGISGLEAIPMIKEKDNALKIVMVTKSEEEHIMEEAIGSQIADYILKPVNPNQILLSLKKNLQEDNLVEQKTILQYQQEFRNLSMELSYLRTYQEWAEYYKKILSWEIKFDKVADNEFADLLQSQKEEANIQFAKFIEKNYADWLIDSDKPLMSHTLFKEKVKPEVEKEKVLLLMVDNLRYDQWKVIEPLFTKYYNKISEDYYYSILPTATQYARNSFFAGLMPSEIEKRFPDKWFNDNEEGNKNEFERDFLEDQMKRIGLGSKSMKYLKVLNADFERKIYDDFNQHKNNDLLVIVYNFIDILSHAKTDNHIVDQLIRDDKTFRSLTFNWFENSSLLKIIKTAAENGYKLVITTDHGTVYVKKPSKVVGDRETSTNIRYKTGKSLTYDDSDVWAITNPEKLFLPKGNLSSKYIFAKNNIFLAYPKNYNHFVNYYKETYQHGGISLEECIIPISVLEPK